CCCTACCACGATCTCTAGCGTGTGGCGCCCGCGGAACATGTTTGCAAAGTTGCCAGCCGCCGTCAGCGGAATCACAGCATCGGCAGTGCCGTAGATCGACACGACCCACGTTTGCACATCAATGTTGGCGTAGCGGTCTATCTGTGTGGTCGCAACGCTGAGCACCTCAGGTTCCGGCAACCAGATCTCCTGCCGTTCGCCGTGTCTTAACGCAACGCAGGGAATGCCCTTGTCTGCAGAGAAGTTCGGGTACGTGCGCATCACGCGCTCCAGCCAGCCAGTCGCCTCGAAGCGGCCACAGCAGTTGACCAGGTTGCGCACGGGATGCCGCAGGGCGAACTCGAACATCGAGAGCACGCCCCTGGAGTGCGCGACAATCGTATCGAGCGTTAGTGCGTGCCCCACCAGTTCCACGCACGCGTCGCTGGCGGCAAACTCGTACACAGTAGAGATATCTTCCACATCTTGCTCCAGCGTGCGTCCAACCGCCGGATTACCGCAGTCCTCGGAGTCGCCCAGGCCCCGGAAGTCGATCCGCAGCACATAGTAACCCTCCTGCGAGAGTCTCTCGGCCAAATGAGGCTGGAAGTTCGAGTTCTTGTGCGACCGATTTccgtgcagcagcaacaCCAGCTTAtgcagcggcagcgcgtACGTGCTCTCGTTCACCAGACGTTCCTTAATGGTGGCAAACCGCAGGGAATAGGGTTTAGTCAGGATACCAGCTATGCCGCGTTCGCGGTGATACGCAGAGTGTGTCAAGTATACAAACTGCTCGGTCTCCGACAGTGGACTGACCTCTTCGTGGGGGTTTTCCGCCACCCGGCAAGCCACTTCTCCACGCACACGCTCCATCATCGCGTTCATTGTGCCGGGCCAAGGACTCACCCGTGCTTTCggatatatatatatttGCGGCCTAACGGCGCGCGCCAGACTTACACGCGGAAGGCACGGACTACGCAGTTGCCCAGTCATCGCAAGCCGTCACCAGCCAGGCCCCTGCGGAACGTGGCCGCCGATGTGTCAGGAATTCGGCGCTACTCCTCGCTGCTGTTCAGGTACCGCGCGCCTACGCCAGTGCGTCCTCGCCCACACGCTACCGCCGCATCTTGGCTCGTACCTACAGGGCGCGCACGTCTAGAAGCGGCCCTGCGGGCGTCGCTACTAAATGCCAGCACTCTACGGAAATGGCCCGCCCAGCTACAGGAAGGTCTAGCTACCAGTGGCCCCCGTCCAGAATATGGCACGTGATGCGCGTACCATGTGCGGCGTTCACTAGTTTGCCGATGGATAGGGCTCGTACCTGGGGCCTGAAAAATCGCGGGCGGGATTATAATAAATATCCGTTTAATTGTGAATTAATTAACTGGCGCAAACTAATTAATTTATGGATCTGACTTCTGCCGCGCCGTTCCTGCACTCGTACCTGTCTGGATCGAGGGCAGGGCTCGACATTTTTCCGCGTCGTGGCACCCAAGCATCATGAACCCATGCACCGCACTATTGCGGGCCCTGGTGCTACTGCCTTCAAGATCAGTGCGCTACCTCCCACGCAGCAAGCAGTCCGGGTCTCATATTGCGCCACCACTACCGCATCTACAACATCTGGGCGTGTGGCGCAGTTGGTAGCGCGCTCCCTTCGCATGGGAGAGGTCATCGGTTCGATTCCGGTCTCGTCCATTGTTTTTGCTTTTTTGCGCCGGGCGCTATCATACCTTACGTAAATGCCAGGGTCTGCGATGCAAATTTCGACTTCGTCCAGCCGCGTCACGCCAATTCTCAGAAAGGCGCTCTATCGCTGCGCAGAATCAACGTTCAGATAACGGCGGGGGATATGCAGGCAACAACATCTGCTTCCACGGATGTGGATGCATATAAAAAGGACATCACCGTCAGACGGCGTAGCCAGCCATGCAGCAGTTCCAGCGGGAGCTTGAAAGTGATGAATACTGAGACCAAAGCGATGGATACCCGGTCGGTCCTGGAGTTGAAGGAGAAGGAGGAGTACGGCGTGTATGAGGCTGCGGGATCGACTGACAGATCCATCTCTCTCTCCGGGGCCAGCCCGGTGCCGGAGGGGTCTCTGGTACGGCCTGTGCTGTACTGCCTGTCTGTTGCCTTCTGTGGGATTATCTTCGGGTGGGATCTCGGCACAATCGGGGGTATTTCGACGATGCCCTCGTTCCAAAACACACTGGGCCCCCGGTTCAACGGGGATACCGGGCTGCACGAGTTTCCGGGTAGATTGCTGGGGCTGTTGATCGGGATTTTCAACATTGGATGTGCAATTGGCGGTCTGACGATTGCCAGGCTAGGCGACATTAAGGGCAGAAAAATAGCAATTCTCACATCGCTGCTTGTGTATGCCGTCGGAATGTTCGTCCAACTGGGATCCGGACACTTTTGGTACCGCTATTTTATTGGCAGACTGATAGCTGGACTTGCAGTGGGCGCTACTATGGTGCTGGTACCAATGTTTTTGTCTGAGTTGGCTCCGGTGCGGATCCGGGGCGCGATGATTGTCTTATACCAGGTGGTGATCTGTCTGGGTATCGCTCTGGGCAGCATAGTGAACTATGCTTGTAAGGAGCTGGTCCACGACACGCTGTCGAACATGACGTGGAAGGTGCCGATTTTCTTCCAGATTGGGTTTACCGTTCTTCTCTCGCTGGCTTTGCTGATCACGCCAGAGTCAGCGGAGT
This is a stretch of genomic DNA from Eremothecium gossypii ATCC 10895 chromosome VI, complete sequence. It encodes these proteins:
- a CDS encoding AFR602Wp (Non-syntenic homolog of Saccharomyces cerevisiae YNL318C (HXT14), YHR096C (HXT5) and YMR011W (HXT2)), producing MQATTSASTDVDAYKKDITVRRRSQPCSSSSGSLKVMNTETKAMDTRSVLELKEKEEYGVYEAAGSTDRSISLSGASPVPEGSLVRPVLYCLSVAFCGIIFGWDLGTIGGISTMPSFQNTLGPRFNGDTGLHEFPGRLLGLLIGIFNIGCAIGGLTIARLGDIKGRKIAILTSLLVYAVGMFVQLGSGHFWYRYFIGRLIAGLAVGATMVLVPMFLSELAPVRIRGAMIVLYQVVICLGIALGSIVNYACKELVHDTLSNMTWKVPIFFQIGFTVLLSLALLITPESAEFLAMKGHLEKAKRSFAVMNGLSKDHPFVEERVASFVQVSMKSDDIEHSGDRWEFIRGNPRLGLRLFIGVTVMALQMLSGVNYFFYYGTTLFRFVGIEDAYVTSIIIGCVDLLGTFIGVYIVERLGRKICLLSGATGMFICMTVYACLGSFALKDDSNNKTVGAVMIFFTCVFVMFFAATSGPVSMVVMSEIFPIRTKVMSMAICTSVNWLVNFLIAFVTPDVTDAINYRFGFVFSGCLLFSIVFFIYLVPETKGLTHEQVDAIYEKTHD